A portion of the Glycine max cultivar Williams 82 chromosome 10, Glycine_max_v4.0, whole genome shotgun sequence genome contains these proteins:
- the LOC100784527 gene encoding GATA transcription factor 1-like isoform X2 → MCKHDFLSLSRMETIGSVDDLLDFSSDIGEEDDYDDKPRKACPSLNSKCAGPSLFNPLVQEFAEEELEWLSNKDAFPSVETFVDLSSIQPGTTKNQKSAPVLECSTGSSNSNNSTNSISLLNSCDHLKVPVRARSKSRSRHRPGLAENSSQQVWWRQPSNGTSKADEGMKISSIGRKCQHCGAEKTPQWRAGPSGPKTLCNACGVRFKSGRLVPEYRPASSPTFHSDLHSNSHRKIVEMRRQKQMGMG, encoded by the exons atgtgcaaacatgacttcttAAGCTTGTCTA GGATGGAAACCATTGGTTCTGTGGATGACCTCTTGGATTTTTCATCAGACATAGGCGAGGAAGATGATTACGATGACAAACCTAGGAAAGCCTGTCCTTCACTTAACTCAAAATGCGCCGGCCCATCGTTGTTTAACCCATTGGTCCAG GAGTTTGCAGAAGAGGAGCTTGAATGGCTATCCAACAAAGATGCATTTCCTTCTGTTGAAACGTTTGTCGACCTATCATCTATTCAACCCGGCACAACCAAGAACCAAAAATCAGCCCCAGTACTTGAGTGTAGCACAGGCAGTAGCAACAGTAATAACAGCACTAACAGTATTTCCCTCCTAAACAGCTGTGATCACCTGAAGGTCCCAGTCCGTGCACGGAGCAAGAGTCGCAGTAGGCATCGCCCTGGCCTTGCTGAGAATTCTAGTCAGCAAGTCTGGTGGAGACAGCCAAGTAATGGAACTTCCAAAGCAGATGAAGGGATGAAAATCTCATCCATCGGTAGAAAATGTCAGCACTGTGGAGCTGAAAAAACTCCACAATGGCGGGCAGGTCCCTCTGGTCCAAAAACACTTTGTAATGCATGTGGGGTTAGGTTCAAGTCTGGGCGGCTTGTGCCTGAATACCGTCCTGCAAGTAGCCCAACTTTTCATAGTGATTTGCATTCTAATTCCCACAGGAAGATAGTAGAGATGAGGAGGCAGAAGCAAATGGGAATGGGATAA
- the LOC100784527 gene encoding GATA transcription factor 1-like isoform X1: MCKHDFLSLSRMETIGSVDDLLDFSSDIGEEDDYDDKPRKACPSLNSKCAGPSLFNPLVQVDPNHSFSEFAEEELEWLSNKDAFPSVETFVDLSSIQPGTTKNQKSAPVLECSTGSSNSNNSTNSISLLNSCDHLKVPVRARSKSRSRHRPGLAENSSQQVWWRQPSNGTSKADEGMKISSIGRKCQHCGAEKTPQWRAGPSGPKTLCNACGVRFKSGRLVPEYRPASSPTFHSDLHSNSHRKIVEMRRQKQMGMG; the protein is encoded by the exons atgtgcaaacatgacttcttAAGCTTGTCTA GGATGGAAACCATTGGTTCTGTGGATGACCTCTTGGATTTTTCATCAGACATAGGCGAGGAAGATGATTACGATGACAAACCTAGGAAAGCCTGTCCTTCACTTAACTCAAAATGCGCCGGCCCATCGTTGTTTAACCCATTGGTCCAGGTTGATCCAAACCATTCATTTTCT GAGTTTGCAGAAGAGGAGCTTGAATGGCTATCCAACAAAGATGCATTTCCTTCTGTTGAAACGTTTGTCGACCTATCATCTATTCAACCCGGCACAACCAAGAACCAAAAATCAGCCCCAGTACTTGAGTGTAGCACAGGCAGTAGCAACAGTAATAACAGCACTAACAGTATTTCCCTCCTAAACAGCTGTGATCACCTGAAGGTCCCAGTCCGTGCACGGAGCAAGAGTCGCAGTAGGCATCGCCCTGGCCTTGCTGAGAATTCTAGTCAGCAAGTCTGGTGGAGACAGCCAAGTAATGGAACTTCCAAAGCAGATGAAGGGATGAAAATCTCATCCATCGGTAGAAAATGTCAGCACTGTGGAGCTGAAAAAACTCCACAATGGCGGGCAGGTCCCTCTGGTCCAAAAACACTTTGTAATGCATGTGGGGTTAGGTTCAAGTCTGGGCGGCTTGTGCCTGAATACCGTCCTGCAAGTAGCCCAACTTTTCATAGTGATTTGCATTCTAATTCCCACAGGAAGATAGTAGAGATGAGGAGGCAGAAGCAAATGGGAATGGGATAA
- the LOC112998188 gene encoding uncharacterized protein: MKRSIPKTFRDYIYEGQSAKKFLEEIEQYFAKNEKVERSNLLAKLISMKYKGKGNIREYIMEMSNLASKLKSFKLELGEDLLVHLVLISLPAHFGQFKGNYNTQKDKWSLNELISHCVQEEERL, translated from the coding sequence ATGAAACGCTCTATTCCAAAGACGTTTCGAGATTATATTTATGAGGGTCAAAGTGCAAAGAAATTCCTTGAGGAAATTGAGCAATACtttgccaaaaatgaaaaagtagaGAGGAGTAACCTTTTAGCTAAACTCATCTCCATGAAGTATAAAGGCAAAGGGAACATAAGGGAGTACATTATGGAGATGTCCAATCTCGCATCAAAACTCAAGTCATTTAAGTTAGAGCTTGGTGAAGACCTGCTCGTGCACTTGGTTTTGATCTCGCTTCCTGCACACTTTGGGCAATTCAAAGGGAACTATAACACTCAAAAGGACAAATGGTCCCTCAATGAGCTTATATCTCACTGTGTGCAAGAGGAGGAGAGGCTGTAG
- the LOC100784527 gene encoding GATA transcription factor 1-like, translating into METIGSVDDLLDFSSDIGEEDDYDDKPRKACPSLNSKCAGPSLFNPLVQVDPNHSFSEFAEEELEWLSNKDAFPSVETFVDLSSIQPGTTKNQKSAPVLECSTGSSNSNNSTNSISLLNSCDHLKVPVRARSKSRSRHRPGLAENSSQQVWWRQPSNGTSKADEGMKISSIGRKCQHCGAEKTPQWRAGPSGPKTLCNACGVRFKSGRLVPEYRPASSPTFHSDLHSNSHRKIVEMRRQKQMGMG; encoded by the exons ATGGAAACCATTGGTTCTGTGGATGACCTCTTGGATTTTTCATCAGACATAGGCGAGGAAGATGATTACGATGACAAACCTAGGAAAGCCTGTCCTTCACTTAACTCAAAATGCGCCGGCCCATCGTTGTTTAACCCATTGGTCCAGGTTGATCCAAACCATTCATTTTCT GAGTTTGCAGAAGAGGAGCTTGAATGGCTATCCAACAAAGATGCATTTCCTTCTGTTGAAACGTTTGTCGACCTATCATCTATTCAACCCGGCACAACCAAGAACCAAAAATCAGCCCCAGTACTTGAGTGTAGCACAGGCAGTAGCAACAGTAATAACAGCACTAACAGTATTTCCCTCCTAAACAGCTGTGATCACCTGAAGGTCCCAGTCCGTGCACGGAGCAAGAGTCGCAGTAGGCATCGCCCTGGCCTTGCTGAGAATTCTAGTCAGCAAGTCTGGTGGAGACAGCCAAGTAATGGAACTTCCAAAGCAGATGAAGGGATGAAAATCTCATCCATCGGTAGAAAATGTCAGCACTGTGGAGCTGAAAAAACTCCACAATGGCGGGCAGGTCCCTCTGGTCCAAAAACACTTTGTAATGCATGTGGGGTTAGGTTCAAGTCTGGGCGGCTTGTGCCTGAATACCGTCCTGCAAGTAGCCCAACTTTTCATAGTGATTTGCATTCTAATTCCCACAGGAAGATAGTAGAGATGAGGAGGCAGAAGCAAATGGGAATGGGATAA